The genomic stretch ACGGTTCTTCGGGGTTAGGCATACCTACAAGAAGTCCAAGAGAACAGTTGGTTTTTGATGAAAAATGTCCATAACCTGATGCAGAAGCCCAGCGAGTGTCATCAAAATTATAGTAAGGGAACCATCCCCCCCAATCTTGAGCGTACATATTTAAAGCGAGACCTAATTGCCTCAAGTTATTCATACAAGCTGTCATCCGTGCTCTTGCCCTTGCTCTGTCGAGGGCTGGTAACAACATAGAAGCCAAAATCCCTATAATAGCAATAACAACAAGCAACTCTATAAGGGTGAACCCTCTACTTTTTTTGTTTCTCATACTTATACACCCCCTTTCCGTTTTTAACAATCAGTTTGTTAAATTTCTATAAGTAGTATACAAACGAAACTATTTTAAGTATTTCAGTTAAAGAACGCTATAATCAAGAGGTTTAAAATTAGAATGTACTTTGTTTTTAGTTTACTCTATTACCGTCGATTTTGTCAAGCAATTTATAACCTTTTGATATGGTAATTACAAAGGTTTGACCTTCGTAGAATATTTTATTCCAACATTAAATAAAAAAAAAAGGGCTGATTTTAAAGTCAGCCCTTTTTTTATCTTATTTTAATCTTTAATTTCTTTTACAAATTTGGAAATCAAGTCACCGACTTCATTGGTTCCCATACCCATTTTGCCAGCCTCAAGACTCTTAATATGTTTTTCTCCAGTTGCTTTTACAATCGCTTTTTCTACCATAAGGGCTGCTTCTTCCTCACCAAGTATTTCAAGCATCATCCCGCCAGCAGAAATAGTTGCTATGGGACATGCCACATTTTTTCCTGTATATTTTGGTGCAGAGCCGTGGATCGGTTCAAACATACTAACACCGTTAGGGTTGATGTTACCGCCGGCGGCAATACCAAGCCCGCCTTGAGTCATTGCACCAAGGTCGGTAATGATATCGCCAAACATATTGTTTGTAACAACTACATCAAACCATTCTGGATTTTTAATCATCCACATACAGGTCGCATCAACAAAAGCAAAATCAAGTTTTATATCAGTAAATTCTTTTTTTATTTCTCCTGCAGTTCTTCTCCAGAGGTCGCCTGCGTAAGTTAAAACATTGGCTTTATCTACAACTGTAAGATTTTTAGCACGATTTCTTTTTCTTGCGTACTCAAAGGCGTATCTGATACATCTCTCGACCCCTTTTTTTGTATTAACATCTAATTGAGTAGCAATCTCATCGTCAGTACCTTTCTTTACACTTCCTCCAATACCGCTATATGCGCCTTCAGTGTTTTCTCTTACAACAATATAATCTATATCTTTTGGTTCTTTATTTTTTAGAGGATGCCAAACGCCTGGGTAAAGTTTTATTGGTCTGAGGTTAATATACTGGTCAAGTTCAAATCTGATCTTCAACAAAATTTCTTTTTCTAAAATTCCGGGAGCAACATCAGGATGCCCAACAGCTCCAAGGAATATAGAATCAAACTGTTTTAATTCATTTATAGCAGATTCAGGCAATGTTTCACCTGTTTTAAGGTATCTTTCTCCACCAAAGTCGTATGTTTCTGTATCGAGAGTAAAACCATATCTTTCAGAAGCTGCTTCAACCACTTTTAAACCTTCTCTAATTATTTCTTCACCAATTCCATCGCCAGGTATAACTGCTATTCGATATTTTCTTTTTGAGCTACCCATCTCATCAACCCTCCTGTTTTTATGATTTCCTGTAAAAATTCAGGATATTTGTTAAACTTGTATTCTTTTTTGTTTGTAAGGTTTCTAATCACTCCGTTATCAAAATCTATTTCAAGTTCATCGCTTTCATTTATTTCTTTTGATTCAGGTAATTCTATAACTGGTAAACCAATATTAATGGCGTTTCTTAAAAAAATTCGAGCAAAACTTTTTGCTATTACAGCAGAGATGTTACAGTTTTTTATTGCAACAGGAGCGTGTTCTCTACTTGAGCCGCACCCAAAATTTTCACCAGCTACTATTACATCATTATGAGATACTTTTTTATGAAAATTTGCACCAAATGTTTCCATACAATGAGATGCAAGTTCTTTTCCATCTGTTGTGTCAAGATATTTTGCTGCTATAATATCATCAGTGTTAATATGTTCTCCAAATTTCCAGACTTTTCCTATTACTTTCATTTTTCCTCCGTGGCGGGTATATGTCCATAATTTTAGGGTTAGATTTCATCAGGGTGAGATATTTGTCCTTTAATAGCTGAAGCAGCCGCAACTTCTGGTCCAGAAAGATAAACGTAACTTTCAATATGCCCCATTCGTCCTATAAAATTTCTATTTGTGGTTGCAATAGCTACTTCTCCTTTACCAATAACTCCCATATGTCCACCGAGACAAGGACCACAGGTGGGTGGGCTGATTATACAACCTGCTTCCAGAAAAATAGATATGAGACCTTCTTTAACAGCTTGTTTGTATATTTTGGGAGTGGCTGGAATGATAATACATCTTACATTAGAATCAACAGTTTGACCGTTAAATATAGAAGCGGCTCTTCTTAGGTCGCTTATACGACCATTTGTGCAAGAACCTATAACTGCTTGGTCAATATTAGTGTTTTTATAAAACATTACATTCTTAGAATTGCTTGGCAGGTGTGGGGCTGCAACTTGAGGTTCAATTTTTGATACATCGATACTAATGATTTGTTCGTATTCAGCGTTGGTATCGCTTGTAATAAAAGGTAACCTTGTTTCTGAGGTAACGCTTGTAACAAAATTTTGTGTTATGTCGTCTGGAGGAATAATACCATTTTTAGCGCCAGCTTCAATTGCCATATTACAAATTGTAAATCTATCGTCCATAGGTAAGTTGTCAATAACTTCGCCAGTAAACTCCATAGATTTGTATGCAGCTCCGTCAACTCCAATTTTTCCGATAGTATATAAAATTAAGTCTTTTCCTCCAACATATTTATTTCTTTTACCGTAATAATGAAATTTGAGGGTAGGGGGAACTTTAAGCCATACTGTACCAGTAACCATAGCACCAGCAATATCAGTGCTTCCCATTCCGGTAGAAAACGCACCAACCGCACCATAGGTGCAGGTATGACTGTCTGCTCCAACAATTAAATCTCCCGGTAGGGTTAGCCCTTTCTCTGGTAAAAGAGCGTGTTCTATGCCTACTTCTCCAAGTTCGTAAAATTTTGCTCCATACTCTTTTGAAAATTCCCTAAGTATCTTAACCATTTCAGCGCTTCTAATATCTTTACAAGGAGTGAAATGGTCTGGAACAAGAACTATCTTTTCTGGACAGAAGAGATTTTTAGCACCAAACTTATGGAACTCTTCAATAGCAAGAGGAGCAGTTATAT from bacterium encodes the following:
- a CDS encoding type II secretion system GspH family protein; translation: MRNKKSRGFTLIELLVVIAIIGILASMLLPALDRARARARMTACMNNLRQLGLALNMYAQDWGGWFPYYNFDDTRWASASGYGHFSSKTNCSLGLLVGMPNPEEPSLETPKYVSDYRLFICPGNKSGWKPSTNPKGALYRDVSTRLSADKTPE
- a CDS encoding 3-isopropylmalate dehydrogenase; protein product: MGSSKRKYRIAVIPGDGIGEEIIREGLKVVEAASERYGFTLDTETYDFGGERYLKTGETLPESAINELKQFDSIFLGAVGHPDVAPGILEKEILLKIRFELDQYINLRPIKLYPGVWHPLKNKEPKDIDYIVVRENTEGAYSGIGGSVKKGTDDEIATQLDVNTKKGVERCIRYAFEYARKRNRAKNLTVVDKANVLTYAGDLWRRTAGEIKKEFTDIKLDFAFVDATCMWMIKNPEWFDVVVTNNMFGDIITDLGAMTQGGLGIAAGGNINPNGVSMFEPIHGSAPKYTGKNVACPIATISAGGMMLEILGEEEAALMVEKAIVKATGEKHIKSLEAGKMGMGTNEVGDLISKFVKEIKD
- a CDS encoding 3-isopropylmalate dehydratase small subunit; amino-acid sequence: MKVIGKVWKFGEHINTDDIIAAKYLDTTDGKELASHCMETFGANFHKKVSHNDVIVAGENFGCGSSREHAPVAIKNCNISAVIAKSFARIFLRNAINIGLPVIELPESKEINESDELEIDFDNGVIRNLTNKKEYKFNKYPEFLQEIIKTGGLMRWVAQKENIE
- the leuC gene encoding 3-isopropylmalate dehydratase large subunit, which translates into the protein MAMTISEKIIANHSGKDMVEPGEFVESKVDIVLANDITAPLAIEEFHKFGAKNLFCPEKIVLVPDHFTPCKDIRSAEMVKILREFSKEYGAKFYELGEVGIEHALLPEKGLTLPGDLIVGADSHTCTYGAVGAFSTGMGSTDIAGAMVTGTVWLKVPPTLKFHYYGKRNKYVGGKDLILYTIGKIGVDGAAYKSMEFTGEVIDNLPMDDRFTICNMAIEAGAKNGIIPPDDITQNFVTSVTSETRLPFITSDTNAEYEQIISIDVSKIEPQVAAPHLPSNSKNVMFYKNTNIDQAVIGSCTNGRISDLRRAASIFNGQTVDSNVRCIIIPATPKIYKQAVKEGLISIFLEAGCIISPPTCGPCLGGHMGVIGKGEVAIATTNRNFIGRMGHIESYVYLSGPEVAAASAIKGQISHPDEI